From a single bacterium HR11 genomic region:
- the lptC gene encoding Lipopolysaccharide export system protein LptC yields the protein MRWLRWFLAIGAVLILGVLGAAYWWHQRRIERSQLPPTAPETDVFENFQDVRLRDGRPVFRFQARWYRLHAESVVEGQDVRIELPSDDAVTHITAQAGWWYPMENRVVLNGQVRIHWRDLRVETDRLTYRVEEGVAVTETPVRWTWPARHWAGEAQRARYELTAAAVTMEGQVRMTTGDETGRYHLETEAARWDLAQEAMEFVQPVRIVSLDGPALNLGCGRFRRTVEADGTQVWSGWEACDGTFQRGDHLVKWTADDLTGRLRDAERRWHLTNGQFDLDDRWWVFGRRLWLSETPGPGLVMEADGGRLRVEPLQASPFYGRFQFMEAERLVWPSSEALDRLQVPGPLTIHMSDGHLQARDGIYDGQRWRARAPVFERTDGWRVTAPSMVHDGTVFVLEGTETELVRGTGAWQAKDWHIRARRAELLSDQTIRWLGDVEIRNPDLLLTTDRWERRSDTWQAEPVRRGRMWSKAGDRSYEVVFRSRRAEQAGGACTRLEGDVDLELHERDRPSVLVVAAQRGDFCDHTWQFEGDLRFRYRDVSGTATRARMEWSEERLYVDGPVDLRDARGRQALAQAMRVDLKTERIELRTPSPRRGELAWTEIARP from the coding sequence ATGCGCTGGCTCCGGTGGTTTCTGGCGATCGGTGCCGTCCTCATCCTGGGCGTCCTGGGGGCGGCCTATTGGTGGCACCAGCGGCGAATAGAACGGAGTCAACTGCCCCCGACGGCGCCGGAGACAGACGTCTTTGAAAATTTTCAAGACGTACGCCTTCGGGATGGCCGGCCCGTCTTCCGCTTTCAGGCCCGGTGGTACCGCCTTCATGCCGAGAGCGTCGTCGAGGGCCAGGACGTCCGCATCGAACTCCCGTCCGACGACGCCGTGACCCACATCACGGCCCAGGCCGGCTGGTGGTACCCGATGGAGAATCGGGTCGTCTTGAACGGTCAGGTCCGCATCCACTGGCGGGACCTGCGGGTCGAGACCGACCGCCTGACCTACCGGGTCGAAGAGGGCGTGGCCGTTACGGAGACGCCCGTCCGATGGACTTGGCCGGCCCGTCACTGGGCGGGGGAGGCTCAGCGGGCTCGGTACGAGTTGACGGCGGCCGCCGTGACGATGGAGGGCCAGGTCCGGATGACGACCGGTGACGAGACGGGCCGCTACCACCTCGAGACGGAAGCCGCCCGGTGGGACTTGGCCCAGGAAGCGATGGAGTTCGTCCAGCCCGTGCGGATCGTCAGCCTTGACGGACCGGCCTTGAACCTGGGATGCGGCCGATTTCGACGTACGGTCGAGGCCGACGGGACCCAGGTCTGGTCCGGTTGGGAAGCCTGCGACGGCACGTTCCAGCGGGGCGACCATCTCGTGAAGTGGACGGCCGACGACCTGACGGGACGACTTCGGGATGCCGAACGCCGATGGCACTTGACAAACGGTCAGTTCGACCTGGACGACCGATGGTGGGTCTTCGGCCGACGGCTCTGGCTGTCCGAGACGCCTGGCCCGGGCCTGGTGATGGAGGCCGACGGGGGTCGCCTGCGGGTCGAGCCCCTACAGGCGTCTCCCTTCTACGGGCGCTTTCAGTTCATGGAGGCGGAGCGTCTCGTATGGCCGTCCTCGGAGGCCCTGGACCGACTCCAGGTCCCGGGTCCCCTGACGATTCATATGAGCGACGGCCATCTGCAGGCGCGGGACGGCATTTACGACGGCCAACGGTGGCGGGCCCGGGCGCCGGTCTTTGAGCGGACTGACGGTTGGCGGGTCACGGCTCCGTCGATGGTCCACGACGGGACGGTCTTCGTCCTGGAGGGTACCGAGACGGAACTCGTGCGGGGGACCGGTGCTTGGCAGGCCAAGGACTGGCACATCCGGGCCCGGCGGGCTGAACTTTTATCCGATCAGACGATTCGATGGCTCGGTGACGTCGAGATCCGGAATCCAGACCTCCTACTGACGACGGACCGGTGGGAGCGTCGGTCCGATACCTGGCAGGCCGAGCCGGTTCGGCGGGGTCGGATGTGGTCGAAGGCGGGCGACCGGTCGTACGAGGTCGTCTTCCGGTCTCGACGGGCCGAACAGGCCGGGGGGGCCTGTACCCGACTCGAGGGGGATGTCGATTTGGAACTTCATGAGCGGGACCGGCCGTCCGTCCTGGTCGTGGCGGCCCAGCGAGGCGACTTCTGCGATCATACGTGGCAGTTTGAGGGGGACCTCCGGTTCCGGTACCGGGACGTCTCGGGCACGGCGACCCGGGCCCGCATGGAATGGTCTGAAGAACGACTGTACGTGGACGGACCGGTGGACCTGCGGGACGCCCGGGGCCGCCAGGCCCTGGCCCAGGCGATGCGGGTGGACCTGAAGACGGAGCGCATCGAACTGAGGACGCCTTCGCCCCGCCGGGGGGAGCTGGCATGGACGGAAATCGCTCGACCCTGA
- the lptB gene encoding Lipopolysaccharide export system ATP-binding protein LptB — translation MDGNRSTLRAEDLWKQFGSRWVVQGVSFVIHGGEIVGLLGPNGAGKTTSFYMVVGLLTADRGAVYLDGQAITEWPMYRRARQGIVYLPQEPSIFRRMRVQDNIEAVLEMRGLPPAERRRRVDQILTELGLTHLARSWAYTLSGGERRRVEIARALALEPRFLLLDEPFTGIDPIAVREIQQILQKLKAQGIGVLITDHNVRDTLKITDRTYIITEGRILADGRPDEVAAHPEVRRSFLGEDFRWEA, via the coding sequence ATGGACGGAAATCGCTCGACCCTGAGAGCCGAGGACCTTTGGAAGCAGTTCGGGTCCCGGTGGGTCGTCCAGGGCGTTTCTTTCGTCATTCATGGCGGCGAGATCGTCGGCCTGTTGGGACCCAACGGGGCCGGCAAGACGACGTCGTTTTACATGGTCGTCGGCCTGCTGACGGCCGACCGGGGTGCCGTTTACCTGGATGGGCAGGCCATCACGGAGTGGCCGATGTACCGACGGGCCCGCCAGGGCATCGTATATTTGCCCCAGGAGCCGTCTATCTTCCGGCGGATGCGGGTCCAGGACAATATCGAGGCCGTCTTGGAGATGCGGGGCCTCCCGCCGGCCGAGCGACGTCGGCGGGTCGATCAGATCCTGACCGAGCTGGGCCTCACCCACTTGGCGCGGTCGTGGGCCTACACCCTCTCGGGCGGTGAGCGTCGGCGGGTCGAAATCGCCCGGGCCCTGGCCCTCGAGCCCCGGTTCCTGCTCTTAGACGAACCCTTCACGGGGATCGACCCCATCGCCGTCCGGGAGATTCAGCAGATCTTGCAAAAGTTGAAGGCCCAGGGGATTGGGGTCTTGATCACGGACCATAACGTGCGGGATACCTTGAAGATCACAGACCGGACTTATATTATAACGGAGGGCCGGATCTTGGCCGACGGCCGGCCCGACGAGGTCGCCGCCCATCCTGAGGTCCGACGCTCGTTCTTAGGAGAGGACTTCCGTTGGGAAGCATAG
- the rpoN gene encoding RNA polymerase sigma-54 factor, with protein sequence MELQQKLVPTVRLDLRPLLIQAVRLLPLSQIELRQYLLQEYLQNPALEVQSDEEGPSLDELATPQASSESEPSTGDDDEWLSQLLDETHFELPSPIEEKEPAEEEDWIWERRIESPRTLLDHLRWQIAMAPVDETTRSVMYFLAEFINPSGYIEETEEELAGLAGVSVEAIHRARQHLLRLDPVGVGARTLRECLTVQLEALGQTDTDAYRILQEAWDEFVQKRWDDIARRLGLSREALRAALEVIYHLDPRPAQAYTVHQLLYVHPDVIVREQDGEYIVELSRAVVPRVTISRRYLRLLRDRQNLSPEERQYIRERILAARRLLRTLNYCESTLLRIARHIVQHQRAFLEQGLSGLRPLSLRDVARALNLHESTVSRAVQHKYMQTPRGTFELRFFFQRRVSTQSATQEVSATTVKHRIRELIQSESPQNPLTDEALARLLRFEGIQISRRAVTKYRLEMNIPSARQRRRMQTA encoded by the coding sequence ATGGAGCTCCAACAGAAGCTGGTGCCGACGGTTCGATTGGACCTGCGTCCCCTGCTGATTCAGGCCGTCCGGCTCCTGCCCCTCTCGCAGATCGAGCTCCGCCAGTACTTGCTTCAAGAGTACCTCCAGAACCCCGCCCTGGAAGTCCAGTCCGACGAAGAGGGCCCTTCCCTGGACGAGCTCGCCACGCCCCAGGCGTCTTCCGAGAGTGAGCCCTCGACGGGTGACGACGACGAATGGCTCTCCCAGCTCCTGGACGAGACTCATTTCGAACTTCCAAGCCCGATCGAGGAAAAGGAACCCGCGGAGGAAGAGGACTGGATTTGGGAGCGCCGTATCGAGAGCCCCCGGACCCTGCTGGACCACCTGCGGTGGCAAATCGCCATGGCCCCCGTAGACGAGACGACCCGGTCGGTCATGTATTTCCTGGCCGAATTCATCAACCCCTCGGGCTACATCGAGGAGACCGAGGAGGAACTGGCCGGCCTGGCCGGCGTTTCCGTCGAGGCTATCCATCGAGCCCGGCAACACCTGCTCCGGTTGGACCCCGTCGGCGTCGGCGCCCGCACGCTCCGGGAGTGCCTGACGGTCCAACTGGAGGCCCTCGGCCAGACCGACACGGACGCTTACCGGATTTTGCAAGAGGCCTGGGACGAGTTCGTCCAGAAGCGGTGGGACGACATCGCCCGGCGACTGGGGCTGTCCCGGGAGGCGCTCCGGGCGGCCCTGGAGGTCATCTACCACCTGGACCCCCGACCGGCCCAGGCTTACACGGTCCATCAGCTCTTGTACGTCCATCCGGACGTGATCGTCCGGGAGCAGGATGGCGAATACATCGTGGAACTCAGTCGAGCCGTCGTCCCGCGGGTGACGATTTCCCGGCGCTACCTGCGGCTTTTGCGGGACCGGCAGAACCTATCCCCCGAGGAGCGGCAGTACATCCGGGAGCGCATCCTGGCGGCCCGCCGTCTGCTCCGGACCCTGAATTACTGCGAGAGCACGCTCCTCCGTATCGCCCGTCACATCGTCCAGCACCAGCGGGCCTTCCTGGAGCAGGGCCTGTCGGGCCTCCGGCCCCTGAGCCTCCGGGACGTCGCCCGGGCCTTGAACCTCCACGAGTCGACCGTCAGCCGGGCCGTCCAGCACAAGTACATGCAGACGCCCCGCGGGACCTTCGAGCTCCGGTTCTTCTTCCAGCGGCGGGTCTCGACCCAGTCGGCCACCCAGGAGGTGTCGGCGACGACGGTCAAGCACCGCATCCGGGAGCTCATCCAATCGGAAAGCCCCCAGAATCCCTTGACCGACGAGGCCCTGGCCCGCCTCCTGCGATTCGAGGGCATCCAGATCTCCCGGCGGGCCGTCACCAAGTATCGTTTGGAAATGAATATCCCCAGCGCTCGCCAGCGCCGTCGCATGCAGACCGCCTGA
- the fruA gene encoding PTS system fructose-specific EIIABC component, whose protein sequence is MSLSEWLTPGAVRFGLHADDVSTALAAIADHLIAVEPRLALHRRELLQRLLDRERMESTALDNQTALPHCKMAGLPAPVVCIDRSEDGVPFRPGSDERTHLFFTIVSPEDQPATHLKVLAAVARFLRDAQNVRAVLAATSPSEVLEYIQRWDRSA, encoded by the coding sequence GTGTCCTTGAGCGAGTGGCTGACACCTGGAGCGGTCCGTTTTGGTCTCCACGCCGACGACGTCTCGACGGCCCTGGCGGCCATCGCGGACCACCTGATCGCCGTCGAGCCCCGCCTGGCGCTCCACCGTCGGGAACTTCTTCAGCGGCTCCTGGACCGGGAACGGATGGAGTCGACGGCCCTCGACAACCAGACGGCCCTGCCCCACTGCAAGATGGCCGGCCTGCCGGCCCCGGTCGTCTGCATCGACCGTTCGGAGGACGGCGTGCCCTTCCGACCCGGCTCGGACGAACGGACACACTTGTTCTTTACGATCGTGTCGCCCGAGGACCAGCCGGCGACCCACCTGAAGGTCCTGGCCGCCGTGGCCCGCTTTCTACGAGACGCCCAGAACGTCCGGGCCGTCTTGGCGGCGACATCCCCGTCGGAAGTCCTCGAGTACATCCAAAGGTGGGACCGGTCCGCATGA
- the hprK gene encoding HPr kinase/phosphorylase: protein MRMEPYLGRVSVRTLVQACPYPLRPLVDVDPDTVVEIESYMHRPGLLLAGFRPTDEVERHVLVFGREEFLFLRRHPPETQQTWLRLLWSCRPPLVIVGADAEMTDAFLEGAVEYGVAVYASTSPSRAILAGGFRWLERLVVPWFRIPGNLVEIFGLGVLIIGESGIGKSECALDLLGRGHRLVADDAIEVACFQDGTLMGRAPQASYGLLEIRGLGILDVRFLFGVLAVLEEKTIDLVVQLVPASAMGDIDRLGTEVEFYTLPHDLGAVPMIRLPVVPGRNLAALIEAAVRWYMLRQRGLQVGQRLIEYCDRMARGAPPDEDAQ from the coding sequence ATGAGGATGGAGCCTTATCTGGGTCGTGTGTCCGTCCGAACCCTCGTCCAAGCGTGCCCCTATCCCCTGCGGCCCCTCGTAGACGTCGACCCCGATACGGTCGTCGAAATCGAAAGCTACATGCACCGACCCGGCCTCTTGTTGGCCGGCTTTCGGCCCACCGATGAGGTCGAGCGTCACGTCCTGGTCTTCGGGCGGGAAGAATTCCTCTTCCTGCGACGGCACCCCCCCGAGACTCAGCAGACGTGGCTCCGCCTCCTGTGGTCCTGCCGCCCGCCCTTGGTCATCGTCGGGGCCGACGCCGAGATGACCGACGCCTTCCTGGAAGGGGCCGTCGAATACGGGGTCGCCGTCTACGCCAGCACCAGCCCGTCCCGGGCCATCCTGGCCGGCGGGTTCCGCTGGCTCGAACGCCTGGTCGTCCCGTGGTTCCGGATTCCCGGCAACCTGGTCGAGATCTTCGGCCTGGGGGTCTTGATCATCGGCGAGAGCGGCATCGGCAAGAGCGAGTGCGCCCTGGACCTCCTCGGCCGAGGCCATCGCCTCGTCGCCGACGACGCCATCGAGGTCGCCTGCTTCCAGGACGGAACCCTCATGGGTCGGGCCCCCCAGGCCAGCTACGGCCTGCTCGAGATCCGGGGCCTGGGCATCCTGGACGTCCGGTTTCTGTTTGGCGTCCTGGCCGTCCTGGAGGAAAAGACCATCGACCTGGTCGTCCAGCTCGTGCCGGCGTCCGCGATGGGGGACATCGACCGCTTGGGGACCGAAGTCGAATTTTATACCCTCCCTCACGACCTGGGGGCCGTCCCCATGATCCGCCTGCCGGTCGTCCCGGGCCGGAACCTGGCCGCCCTCATCGAGGCGGCCGTCCGGTGGTACATGCTTCGCCAGCGAGGCCTCCAAGTCGGTCAACGCCTGATCGAATACTGCGACCGCATGGCTCGAGGGGCGCCCCCGGACGAAGATGCCCAATAG
- a CDS encoding Epimerase family protein, translating into MNVLITGSTGLIGSALVAFLKAQGHRVTRLVRPDSKLKPMSDEPVVRWDPEAGMIEASGLEGHDAVVHLAGESLQGRWTAAKKARIRDSRVRGTRLLCETLARLARPPRVLVAASAVGYYGDRRYETLTEESPPGRGFLAEVAQAWEAATEPAVQAGIRVVNLRTGIVLSAAGGALKQMLLPFRLGLGGVVGNGTQYWSWIAIDDHVRVILHVIETETLQGPVNAVSPHPVTNYEFTKTLGRVLRRPTVLPVPSFAVRLVLGEVADELLLSSQRVLPMKLLDSGFTFQFPDLESALRHVLGSS; encoded by the coding sequence ATGAACGTCCTGATCACAGGCTCGACGGGTTTGATCGGTTCTGCCCTCGTGGCCTTCCTCAAGGCTCAGGGCCACCGGGTGACCCGCCTGGTCCGGCCCGATTCCAAGCTGAAGCCGATGTCCGACGAGCCGGTCGTCCGATGGGACCCCGAAGCTGGCATGATCGAGGCTTCCGGCCTGGAGGGCCACGACGCCGTCGTCCACCTGGCCGGCGAGTCGCTCCAGGGCCGCTGGACGGCGGCCAAAAAGGCCCGCATCCGGGACAGCCGCGTGCGGGGGACCCGCTTACTTTGTGAGACCCTGGCCCGGCTCGCTCGGCCGCCGCGGGTCCTCGTGGCCGCCTCGGCCGTCGGCTACTACGGGGACCGCCGGTACGAGACGCTCACCGAGGAGAGTCCGCCGGGCCGGGGCTTCCTGGCCGAGGTCGCCCAAGCCTGGGAGGCGGCCACGGAGCCGGCCGTCCAGGCCGGCATCCGGGTCGTGAACCTCCGGACAGGCATCGTCCTGAGCGCCGCTGGCGGGGCTCTCAAGCAGATGTTACTCCCCTTCCGCCTGGGTCTCGGCGGGGTCGTCGGCAACGGCACGCAGTACTGGAGCTGGATCGCCATCGACGACCACGTGCGGGTCATCCTCCACGTCATCGAGACGGAGACGCTCCAGGGACCTGTGAATGCCGTCTCGCCCCATCCCGTCACGAACTATGAGTTTACCAAGACCCTGGGCCGGGTCCTCCGGCGGCCGACGGTCCTACCGGTACCCTCCTTCGCCGTCCGTCTCGTCTTGGGCGAGGTCGCCGATGAGCTCCTCCTTTCGAGTCAGCGGGTCCTGCCGATGAAACTCCTGGACAGCGGCTTCACGTTCCAGTTTCCCGACCTGGAGAGCGCCCTTCGCCACGTCCTGGGGTCTTCGTGA
- the rocA1 gene encoding 1-pyrroline-5-carboxylate dehydrogenase 1, with translation MNVPPFRNEPFTDFSNPENRRRMEEALRQVEAQLGREYPLIIGDQEIYTNEKLYSYNPSQKDQVVGIFQKAQPEHVDRALEAAWAAFETWRWLPPEERAAVLFRAARLARDRKFELIAWQVFEVGKNWAEADADVAETIDYLEFYGREMLRYGAPQPLTPFPGEVNEYHYIPLGAGAVIPPWNFPMAILGGMTTAAVVTGNTVVLKPSSDSPAVGYQYVRLMQEAGLPPGVINFVTGAGGAIGDYLVTHPRTRFIAFTGSMEVGCRIYELAAKVQRGQIWLKRVIAEMGGKDAIIVDREVPDLDEAVRAVVVSAFGFQGQKCSACSRLILDEAIYDEFLRRLVAQVEAIEVGPARDNYFMGPVINAAAEKKILEYIEIGKKEGRLVAGGRKAEGNGYFIRPTVFADVDPKARIAQEEIFGPVLAVLKARDFDHALAIANDTIYGLTGSVFTRNREKILKAKRYFHCGNLYINRKCTGALVDVHPFGGFNMSGTDSKAGGRDYLLLFLQGKSISEKV, from the coding sequence ATGAACGTACCGCCCTTCCGGAACGAACCGTTCACGGACTTTTCGAATCCGGAAAACCGTCGCCGCATGGAGGAAGCCCTCCGGCAGGTCGAGGCTCAACTGGGCCGGGAGTACCCCTTGATCATCGGGGACCAAGAGATTTACACGAACGAGAAGCTTTACTCTTACAATCCCTCGCAGAAGGACCAAGTCGTCGGCATCTTCCAGAAGGCCCAGCCCGAACACGTGGACAGGGCCCTCGAGGCCGCCTGGGCGGCCTTCGAGACCTGGCGATGGCTCCCGCCGGAGGAGCGGGCGGCCGTCCTCTTCCGGGCCGCCCGCCTCGCCCGGGACCGGAAGTTCGAGCTCATCGCCTGGCAGGTCTTCGAGGTCGGCAAGAACTGGGCCGAGGCCGACGCCGACGTGGCGGAGACGATCGACTATCTGGAATTCTACGGCCGGGAGATGCTCCGCTACGGGGCGCCCCAGCCACTGACGCCCTTCCCCGGCGAGGTCAACGAGTACCACTACATCCCCCTCGGGGCCGGGGCCGTCATCCCGCCGTGGAACTTCCCGATGGCCATCCTTGGAGGGATGACGACGGCGGCCGTCGTCACGGGGAACACGGTCGTCCTGAAGCCGTCCAGCGACTCGCCAGCCGTCGGGTATCAGTACGTGCGGCTCATGCAGGAGGCGGGCCTCCCGCCGGGCGTCATCAACTTCGTGACGGGCGCCGGCGGGGCCATCGGCGACTACCTCGTGACCCATCCCCGGACGCGCTTTATCGCCTTCACGGGGTCGATGGAGGTCGGGTGCCGGATTTACGAGCTCGCCGCCAAGGTCCAACGGGGCCAGATTTGGCTCAAGCGGGTCATCGCCGAGATGGGCGGCAAGGACGCCATCATCGTCGACCGGGAGGTCCCCGACCTGGACGAGGCCGTCCGGGCCGTCGTCGTGTCGGCCTTCGGCTTTCAGGGTCAGAAGTGCTCGGCTTGCTCCCGCCTCATCCTGGACGAGGCCATCTACGACGAATTTCTCCGGCGGCTCGTCGCCCAGGTCGAGGCCATCGAGGTCGGCCCGGCCCGGGACAACTACTTCATGGGGCCGGTCATTAATGCGGCCGCCGAGAAAAAGATCTTGGAGTACATCGAGATCGGTAAGAAAGAAGGCCGTCTCGTCGCCGGCGGCCGGAAGGCCGAGGGAAACGGCTACTTCATCCGGCCGACGGTCTTCGCCGACGTCGACCCGAAGGCCCGCATCGCCCAGGAGGAAATCTTCGGGCCTGTCCTGGCCGTCTTGAAGGCCCGGGACTTTGACCACGCCCTGGCGATCGCCAACGACACGATCTACGGCCTGACGGGGTCGGTCTTCACCCGGAATCGGGAGAAGATCCTGAAGGCCAAGCGGTACTTCCACTGCGGGAACCTGTACATCAACCGCAAGTGCACGGGGGCGTTGGTCGACGTCCATCCCTTCGGCGGTTTCAACATGTCGGGGACTGATTCGAAGGCCGGCGGGCGGGACTACCTCCTGCTGTTCTTGCAGGGCAAGTCGATTTCGGAGAAGGTATAA
- the ycf3 gene encoding Photosystem I assembly protein Ycf3 yields MAWHRNVVGLILIGLVIGFGARAQEKAKPEKKQEEHQQGKAAVKGAVVGLQGQPIPGAQLTFQLEDTVTVTVQTDEKGEFFIDNVTPGIYTVKVEKPGYKTFIETQKLEPDTLLTYRVTLPTEEEAKVIRGGDDWKQANEAFKQAQSARARGDLQQAAQYYQTAKAYFQKVVEQDPTYAQAYFNLALTQAILGECEAALQNFQRAVDQQFQPSGNVLLTYHAARAQCFERLNRWADAAAEYEALIKLMPDNGTFYLNIGQAYVRSEQYDKALEAYRKFLQLEPNAPEAKQVRVEIDKLKQLLEQQKKPK; encoded by the coding sequence ATGGCATGGCATCGGAACGTCGTGGGACTCATCCTGATCGGCCTGGTCATCGGATTCGGGGCTCGGGCCCAGGAGAAAGCCAAGCCAGAGAAAAAACAAGAGGAGCACCAGCAGGGGAAAGCGGCCGTCAAGGGGGCCGTCGTCGGCCTCCAGGGCCAGCCCATCCCGGGGGCCCAATTGACGTTCCAATTGGAAGACACCGTGACCGTCACGGTCCAGACAGACGAAAAAGGGGAGTTCTTCATCGACAACGTCACGCCGGGTATCTACACGGTGAAGGTCGAGAAGCCGGGCTACAAGACCTTCATCGAGACCCAAAAGCTGGAGCCGGATACCCTCCTCACGTATCGGGTCACGCTTCCGACCGAAGAAGAGGCCAAGGTCATCCGAGGCGGCGACGACTGGAAGCAGGCCAACGAAGCCTTTAAGCAGGCCCAAAGCGCTCGCGCTCGGGGCGACCTCCAGCAGGCCGCCCAGTACTACCAGACGGCCAAGGCGTACTTCCAGAAGGTCGTCGAACAGGACCCGACTTACGCCCAGGCCTACTTTAACCTGGCCCTGACGCAGGCCATCCTGGGCGAGTGCGAAGCGGCCCTCCAGAATTTCCAGCGGGCCGTAGACCAGCAATTCCAGCCGTCGGGCAATGTCCTCTTGACCTATCATGCGGCCCGCGCGCAGTGCTTCGAACGGCTGAACCGGTGGGCCGACGCCGCCGCCGAGTATGAGGCCCTCATCAAGCTGATGCCTGACAACGGGACCTTCTACCTGAATATCGGCCAGGCGTATGTCCGGAGCGAGCAGTACGACAAGGCTTTGGAAGCCTACCGGAAGTTTCTCCAGCTGGAGCCCAATGCCCCGGAGGCCAAGCAGGTCCGGGTCGAGATCGACAAGCTGAAACAGCTCCTCGAACAGCAGAAGAAGCCGAAGTAG
- a CDS encoding Glutamate formimidoyltransferase yields the protein MMRIIECVPNVSEGRRAEVLDAFIRLLQAQPGVLLLDYHADPDHNRTVFTLIGDGPALLSAMLALYEKAVELIDMRQHRGEHPRAGAVDVCPFVPIAGATMEDCVALARELGRQVAERFQIPVFLYAHAATREDRRELPNIRKGEFEGWFEKIKDPNWKPDFGPDRVHPTAGITVIGARPPLIAYNVNLGTADLAVADRIARAIRFSSGGFRNVQARGMKLEARQQVQVSMNLLDFRQTPIHRVFEVIRAEAERFGVPVVGSEIVGLVPLEAIAQAADFYLRLENFSIDQVLEWRIQQALAERPAPPAAPSPPTPGPRPRALRRVLMSLVTRAVEARLEDADILEWLRRFRWPDGQVRCPHCGSAQVRAYRSSSRRRVVFTYRCRSCRRRFNDKTGTVFAQTRLPMARWLAAALLIELGAGRRSLQRYLGVDRATARRMWNGLTRDARLRQAMVRYMESALA from the coding sequence ATGATGCGGATCATCGAGTGCGTCCCGAACGTCAGCGAGGGCCGGCGGGCGGAGGTCCTCGACGCGTTCATCCGCCTCCTGCAAGCCCAGCCCGGCGTCCTGCTCCTGGACTATCACGCCGACCCGGACCACAACCGGACCGTCTTCACGCTGATCGGCGACGGCCCCGCTCTCCTGTCGGCCATGCTGGCCCTCTACGAGAAGGCCGTCGAGCTCATCGACATGCGCCAACACCGGGGCGAGCACCCCCGGGCCGGCGCCGTGGACGTCTGCCCCTTTGTGCCCATCGCCGGGGCCACGATGGAAGACTGCGTGGCCCTGGCCCGCGAGTTGGGCCGCCAAGTCGCCGAACGATTCCAGATCCCCGTCTTCTTGTACGCCCACGCCGCTACACGGGAAGATCGGCGGGAGCTTCCCAACATCCGAAAGGGCGAGTTCGAGGGCTGGTTCGAGAAGATCAAGGACCCGAACTGGAAGCCCGACTTCGGGCCGGACCGCGTCCATCCGACGGCGGGCATCACGGTCATCGGTGCCCGGCCGCCCCTGATCGCCTACAACGTGAACTTAGGGACGGCCGACCTCGCCGTCGCCGACCGCATCGCTCGGGCCATCCGCTTCTCCAGCGGCGGCTTCCGGAACGTCCAGGCCCGGGGCATGAAGCTGGAAGCCCGCCAGCAGGTCCAGGTGTCGATGAACCTGCTGGACTTCCGCCAGACGCCTATCCACCGGGTCTTCGAGGTCATCCGGGCCGAAGCCGAGCGCTTCGGCGTGCCCGTCGTGGGCTCCGAAATCGTCGGTCTCGTCCCCCTGGAGGCCATCGCCCAGGCGGCGGACTTCTACCTCCGGCTGGAGAACTTCTCCATCGACCAGGTCCTGGAGTGGCGAATCCAGCAGGCCCTCGCCGAACGCCCGGCCCCACCGGCGGCCCCCTCGCCGCCGACCCCCGGCCCCCGGCCGCGGGCCCTGCGGCGGGTCCTGATGAGCCTGGTCACCCGCGCCGTCGAGGCCCGTCTGGAGGATGCGGACATCCTCGAATGGCTCCGACGCTTTCGATGGCCCGACGGTCAGGTGCGTTGTCCCCACTGTGGAAGCGCCCAGGTCCGGGCCTATCGGTCGTCGTCCCGTCGCCGAGTCGTCTTCACCTATCGGTGCCGGTCCTGCCGCCGTCGGTTCAACGACAAGACGGGCACCGTCTTTGCCCAGACGCGTCTTCCGATGGCTCGTTGGTTGGCGGCCGCCCTTCTCATTGAGCTCGGTGCCGGTCGCCGGAGCCTCCAACGCTACCTGGGGGTCGACCGGGCCACGGCCCGCCGCATGTGGAACGGCCTGACCCGGGACGCCCGACTCCGCCAGGCCATGGTCCGCTACATGGAGAGCGCCCTGGCGTAG